Proteins encoded by one window of Panicum virgatum strain AP13 chromosome 7N, P.virgatum_v5, whole genome shotgun sequence:
- the LOC120681063 gene encoding uncharacterized protein LOC120681063 encodes MGDEASSPRCVAPAVACRRGVAAERDIDGASAWSSSAVSGGAAQWGRGGVKHGERDEVRIGYAIYRARKGKGEARRAEGSTAGHEGSKGDGYKSRKEERRGTTPLSLDGEERGREKGGVQPRGKGSRRVALGHSGRRRGGGRWKRS; translated from the coding sequence ATGGGGGACGAGGCTTCCTCACCACGCTGCGTAGCTCCAGCGGTGGCTTGTCGTCGTGGAGTGGCGGCGGAGAGGGATATCGACGGCGCGTCGGCGTGGTCGAGCTCGGCGGTAAGTGGCGGCGCTGCACAGTGGGGCAGAGGAGGCGTGAAGCACGGGGAAAGGGATGAGGTGAGGATCGGGTACGCCATTTATAGGGCTAGGAAGGGGAAAGGGGAGGCCAGGAGGGCGGAGGGCTCGACGGCCGGCCATGAAGGCAGTAAAGGTGACGGTTACAAatcgaggaaggaggagaggcgAGGAACGACTCCACTGAGCCTTGATGGCGaggaaagagggagagagaagggaggcgTGCAGCCGCGCGGGAAGGGGAGCAGACGGGTGGCGCTCGGGCACAGTGGAaggaggcgaggcggcgggaGGTGGAAGAGGAGCTGA